One segment of Drosophila mauritiana strain mau12 chromosome 3R, ASM438214v1, whole genome shotgun sequence DNA contains the following:
- the LOC117142673 gene encoding major facilitator superfamily domain-containing protein 10: MADLRSRHNGTAAVEKQTHSQTGSHHHNNNKALDKEASENGKPEKSDPMIYIIFVSLLFDLLAFTIILPLLPSLLEHYRQNDSSGLYAVLTDRVRWFQQLLGAPDRYISVLFGGFLGSMFSFLQFVASPIVGGLSDYYGRKPVLLTCASGIALSYLIWACSSNFALFVLARFVGGISKGNISLCMSVITDVSSVKTRGRGMALVGVAFSLGFIVGPMIGALFAIFSDKSGSTWFVLPSLLAFGLAVGDLVVLACCLRETLPKEKRVKEISSALSYGLQLLNFSAIFRFAAIKNVPKKDIAALRSIGLVYFLYLFLYSGLEFTVTFLMYHKFGYTSMDQAKMFLTTGVIMTLLQGSVVRRLPEAKIKGYAIFSLYLIVPAFVVVGLAEGSRMLYAGMTLFAISTAFAVTCLTTLVSKYGNDDQKGSVLGIFRSLGALARALGPVVGCIAFWCVGSRITYIAGGLLLIYPAVALQRARI; the protein is encoded by the exons ATGGCCGACCTACGGAGTCGCCACAATGGAACCGCTGCCGTGGAGAAGCAAACCCACAGCCAAACCGGAAGCCACCatcacaacaacaataaagcGCTGGATAAGGAAGCATCGGAGAATGGAAAGCCGGAGAAGAGTGATCCCATGATATACATAATCTTCGTATCGCTGCTCTTCGACTTGCTGGCCTTTACCATTAttctgccgctgctgcccTCGCTGTTGGAGCATTATCGCCAGAACGACAGCTCCGGCCTGTATGCGGTGCTCACGGATCGGGTGCGCTGGTTCCAGCAGCTCCTGGGCGCCCCGGATCGCTACATATCGGTGCTATTCGGGGGCTTTCTCGGCTCCATGTTCAGCTTCCTGCAGTTCGTGGCCAGTCCGATTGTCGGAGGACTTTCAGACTACTACGGACGAAAACCAGTCCTGCTGACTTGTGCG AGTGGCATTGCGTTATCCTATCTGATCTGGGCCTGCTCCAGCAACTTTGCCCTGTTCGTTTTGGCCCGCTTCGTGGGCGGCATTAGCAAGGGCAACATATCGCTGTGCATGTCCGTCATTACGGATGTGTCCAGCGTTAAGACCCGTGGACGCGGTATGGCccttgtgggcgtggccttCTCGCTGGGCTTTATTGTGGGGCCGATGATTGGAGCCCTGTTCGCCATATTCTCCGATAAAAGTGGAAGCACTTGGTTTGTGTTGCCTTCTCTGCTGGCGTTTGGCCTGGCAGTTGGAGATCTTGTGGTCCTGGCGTGCTGTCTGCGGGAAACGTTGCCCAAG GAGAAACGTGTTAAGGAGATATCATCTGCACTGTCTTATGGCCTGCAGTTGCTCAACTTTTCGGCCATATTTAG ATTTGCTGCCATCAAAAATGTGCCCAAGAAAGACATTGCGGCCCTCCGATCCATTGGCCTGGTATACTTCTTGTATCTCTTTCTGTATTCCGGCTTGGAGTTCACCGTCACATTTCTGATGTACCACAAATTCGGTTACACTTCGATGGATCAGGCGAAGATGTTTTTGACAACGG GTGTAATCATGACTTTGCTGCAGGGATCAGTGGTCCGACGGCTGCCCGAGGCGAAAATCAAGGGCTATGCTATCTTCAGTCTGTACCTGATTGTACCCGCCTTCGTAGTAGTCGGCCTAGCCGAGGGCAGTCGGATGCTCTACGCCGGCATGACTCTGTTCGCAATCTCCACAGCCTTTGCTGTCACCTGCCTGACCACCCTCGTATCCAAATACGGAAACGATGACCAGAAGGGTTCAGTACTGGGCATATTCCGCTCACTGGGAGCTTTGGCTCGAGCTCTGGGCCCCGTGGTAGGATGCATTG CCTTCTGGTGCGTGGGCTCCAGGATCACCTATATCGCCGGCGGACTTCTGCTCATTTATCCAGCCGTGGCCTTGCAACGCGCTCGCATTTAA
- the LOC117142964 gene encoding ras-related protein Rab-11A codes for MGAREDEYDYLFKVVLIGDSGVGKSNLLSRFTRNEFNLESKSTIGVEFATRSIEVDGKTIKAQIWDTAGQERYRAITSAYYRGAVGALLVYDIAKHLTYENVERWLRELRDHADQNIVIMLVGNKSDLRHLRSVPTDEAKLFAERNGLSFIETSALDSTNVETAFQNILTEIYRIVSQKQIRDPPEGDVIRPSNVEPIDVKPTVTADVRKQCCQ; via the exons ATGGGTGCAAGAGAAGACGAGTACGATTATCTGTTCAAAG TTGTCCTTATCGGTGACTCCGGTGTTGGCAAAAGTAATTTGCTCTCACGTTTCACGCGCAATGAATTCAATTTGGAGTCCAAGTCGACGATTGGCGTCGAGTTTGCAACGCGCAGCATAGAG gtcgatggcaaaacaattaaagCGCAAATCTGGGATACGGCCGGCCAGGAGCGTTATCGCGCCATCACCTCTGCCTACTACCGCGGTGCCGTGGGGGCCCTGCTCGTCTATGACATTGCCAAGCATCTGACCTACGAGAACGTGGAGCGGTGGCTGCGGGAGCTGCGCGACCATGCCGACCAGAACATCGTCATCATGCTGGTGGGCAACAAGTCCGACTTGCGGCACTTGCGCTCCGTGCCCACGGACGAGGCGAAGCTGTTTGCCGAGCGCAACGGCTTGAGTTTCATAGAAACCTCGGCCCTTGACTCCACGAACGTTGAAACGGCATTCCAGAACATACTCACAG AGATCTATCGCATTGTGTCGCAGAAACAGATCAGAGATCCGCCGGAAGGCGACGTCATCCGCCCGTCGAACGTGGAGCCCATCGACGTGAAGCCGACTGTCACCGCCGACGTGCGCAAACAGTGCTGTCAGTGA
- the LOC117142671 gene encoding exocyst complex component 6 gives MSKVTVQDIEAVDDYWGPTFRSILEGNNTKQIGDQLEQRIRSHDKEIERICNLYYQGFIDSIQELLQVRTQAQQLHNEVHSLDTSLRQISASLIQQGNDLVRARQIESNLASAIEALKSCLPALECYMKFTQQAKNKQYYQALRTLETLETEHLTRLKTHNYRFATQMQIQIPIIKENIRRSSASDFREFLENIRKFSPRIGELAITHTKQLQKRDINAIIAEHMQQMNGGEAGGSGAGGDDDGANVSAQDLIDFSPIYRCLHIYMVLGQREYFEKDYRQQRRDQAKLVLQPPPNMHDNLEAYKTYICAIVGFFVVEDHVKNTAGDVVTSSYLEDLWSSSLTKFVNEISMSSSSCTDPNILLRIKNLIMLSINTFKCYGYTVNILWELLHNMRDHYNEVLLQRWVHVFREILDKEQFLPMVVQNTEEYECIIERFPFHSEQLENAPFPKKFPFSRMVPEVYHQAKEFMYACMKFAEELTLSPNEVAAMVRKAANLLLTRSFSGCLSVVFRQPSITLTQLIQIIIDTQYLEKAGPFLDEFVCHMTNTERSVSQTPSAMFHVARQDAEKQVGLRICSKIDEFFELSAYDWLLVEPPGIASAFITDMISYLKSTFDSFAFKLPHIAQAACRRTFEHIAEKIYSIMYDEDVKQISTGALTQINLDLMQCEFFAASEPVPGLKEGELSKYFLRNRQLLDLLILEEWSTYFHDYGKQENRYHLVQPQSIIVILEKIREADKKPIFSLVRKNDKKKLLETVLKQLKHIADRQN, from the exons ATGTCCAAAGTGACCGTGCAAGACATTGAGGCGGTGGACGACTACTGGGGACCGACATTCCGTTCGATACTCGAAG GCAACAACACCAAGCAGATTGGCGACCAACTGGAGCAGCGTATACGGAGCCATGACAAGGAGATCGAGCGGATCTGCAACCTGTACTACCAGGGCTTCATCGACTCAATTCAGGAGCTGCTCCAGGTGCGCACGCAGGCACAGCAGCTGCACAACGAAGTGCATTCCCTGGACACTTCCCTTCGCCAGATCAGCGCCTCGCTGATTCAGCAGGGCAATGATCTAGTGCGTGCCCGTCAGATCGAATCCAATCTGGCCAGCGCCATCGAGGCGCTCAAATCCTGTCTGCCCGCATTGGAGTGCTACATGAAGTTCACACAGCAGGCCAAGAACAAGCAGTATTACCAGGCGCTAAGAACTCTGGAGACGCTAGAGACGGAGCACCTAACGCGCTTAAAGACACACAACTATCGATTCGCCAcccagatgcagatacagattcCCATAATCAAGGAAAACATCCGTCGCTCTTCCGCCTCAGACTTTCGAGAGTTCCTCGAGAACATCCGCAAGTTTTCGCCCCGCATCGGCGAGCTGGccatcacacacacaaaacagcTGCAAAAGCGTGATATCAACGCCATCATTGCCGAGCACATGCAGCAGATGAATGGAGGCGAAGCCGGCGGATCAGGTGCTGGTGGGGATGATGATGGTGCCAACGTTAGTGCTCAGGACCTCATTGACTTCTCCCCCATCTACCGCTGCCTACACATCTACATGGTGCTGGGTCAGCGGGAGTACTTCGAGAAGGACTACCGTCAGCAGCGCAGGGATCAGGCCAAACTGGTGCTTCAACCGCCGCCCAACATGCACGACAATTTGGAGGCCTACAAAACGTACATCTGTGCCATCGTTGGCTTCTTTGTGGTCGAGGATCACGTTAAAAACACGGCGGGCGATGTCGTGACCAGCAGTTATTTGGAGGATCTGTGGTCCAGCTCGCTAACCAAGTTTGTCAACGAGATCAGCATGAGTTCTTCCTCCTGCACCGATCCTAATATCCTTCTGCGCATTAAGAACCTCATAATGCTGTCCATCAATACGTTTAAGTGCTACGGTTACACCGTGAACATCCTCTGGGAACTATTGCACAACATGCGGGATCATTATAATGAG GTTTTACTGCAACGTTGGGTGCATGTGTTCCGCGAAATTCTCGACAAGGAACAGTTCCTGCCCATGGTTGTGCAAAACACGGAAGAGTATGAATGCATCATCGAACGATTCCCCTTCCATTCGGAACAGCTTGAAAACGCTCCCTTTCCGAAGAAATTCCCCTTTTCGAGAATGGTGCCGGAGGTGTATCACCAGGCGAAGGAATTCATGTACGCCTGCATGAAGTTCGCCGAGGAGCTCACCCTATCGCCCAACGAGGTGGCCGCCATGGTGCGCAAGGCGGCCAATCTGCTGCTCACGCGAAGTTTCAGTGGCTGTCTATCTGTGGTGTTCCGCCAGCCTAGCATTACGCTGACGCAGCTCATCCAGATTATAATCGACACGCAGTACTTGGAGAAGGCAGGACCGTTTCTGGACGAGTTCGTGTGTCACATGACTAACACGGAGAGGAGTGTATCTCAGACACCATCGGCCATGTTCCATGTGGCTCGGCAAGACGCCGAGAAGCAAGTGGGCCTACGTATTTGCTCGAAGATCGATGAGTTCTTCGAGCTAAGCGCCTATGACTGGTTACTGGTAGAGCCGCCGGGAATAGCCTCCGCCTTCATTACGGACATGATTTCCTACCTTAAGAGCACCTTTGACAGCTTCGCCTTCAAGCTGCCCCACATCGCCCAGGCGGCCTGCCGACGCACCTTCGAGCACATAGCAGAGAAGATTTACTCGATCATGTATGACGAGGATGTGAAGCAGATTTCCACCGGAGCCCTCACACAAATCAACCTGGATCTAATGCAGTGCGAGTTTTTTGCGGCCTCGGAACCCGTGCCTGGTCTGAAGGAAGGAGAGCTAAGCAAGTACTTCCTGCGTAACCGTCAGCTGTTGGACCTGCTCATTCTAGAGGAATGGAGCACGTATTTCCATGATTATGGCAAGCAAGAGAACCGCTACCATCTGGTGCAACCTCAGTCTATTATTGTGATACTGGAAAAGATTCGCGAGGCGGACAAGAAGCCCATTTTCTCGCTGGTGAGAAAGAATGACAAGAAGAAGCTTTTGGAGACGGTGCTAAAGCAGCTAAAGCACATCGCCGATAGACAGAATTAG
- the LOC117142672 gene encoding TBC1 domain family member 22B has protein sequence MMDNNVEQLAAKSQTELAESTAAATGTPGAGGAVVTVASGAGPTPGANSSTFWKNSGRRVPGRPSPKRELEKAAAVGVAVGRGAAPGSGMVSTFTEYQKSVSDAWDMGDDEFCIISSTEAAAAAVGAGGDAAHFSRQVSQTVALNVIETHSRSNQNHNASRSANESSADVVPVSSSSTDDCKEDRRSLPDSNENRSRLRNYPGRPQLQKISSNCQDSEYETKIEKFQVVLDSPQLDLVALKKISWSGVPRKMRAVSWRLLSKYLPPSSERRMAVLESKRQGYQDLRHNYFRVDSQDETQQDTYRQIHIDVPRMNPQIPLFQQQLVQEMFERILFIWAIRHPASGYVQGINDLVTPFFIVFLQEALTPNTDLEKYDMSTLPEETRNIIEADSFWCLSKFLDCIQDNYIFAQLGIQEKVNQLKDLIQRIDVNLHRHLQAHGVDYLQFSFRWMNNLLTRELPLHCTIRLWDTYLAESDGFALFHLYVCAAFLLHWKEQLMQQNDFQGLMLLLQNLPTHNWSDRQINVLLAEAFRLKFTYADAPKHLETKS, from the exons ATGATGGATAACAATGTAGAGCAATTAGCAGCAAAGAGCCAAACTGAACTAGCCGAgtccacagcagcagcaacaggaacACCAGGAGCAGGTGGAGCAGTAGTAACCGTGGCAAGTGGAGCCGGACCAACGCCCGGCGCAAACTCCTCGACCTTTTGGAAAAACAGCGGACGTCGAGTGCCCGGACGGCCGAGTCCCAAGCGGGAGCTCGAGAAGGCGGCGGCAGTTGGGGTAGCGGTCGGTCGCGGCGCTGCCCCCGGATCTGGCATGGTGTCCACCTTCACCGAGTACCAGAAGTCGGTGAGCGATGCCTGGGACATGGGTGACGACGAGTTCTGCATCATCAGCAGCACGGAGGCGGCTGCCGCGGCCGTTGGAGCTGGCGGTG ATGCTGCTCATTTCTCCCGGCAAGTGTCACAGACGGTGGCTCTCAACGTGATCGAGACGCACTCTCGAAGCAACCAGAACCATAATGCATCCCGGTCAGCAAACGAAAGTAGCGCAGATGTGGTCCCAGTCAGCAGTAGCTCGACGGACGACTGCAAGGAAGACCGCAGATCTCTGCCGGACAGTAACGAAAACAG ATCTAGATTGAGGAACTACCCGGGCAGACCGCAATTGCAGAAGATAAGCTCGAATTGCCAGGACAGCGAGTACGAaacgaaaattgaaaaattccAAGTGGTGCTAGACTCGCCTCAACTGGACTTGGTGGCTCTCAAGAAGATCAGCTGGTCTGGTGTGCCTCGGAAG ATGCGCGCTGTCAGCTGGCGACTCCTTTCGAAGTATCTTCCGCCTTCAAGTGAGCGAAGGATGGCGGTGCTGGAGAGCAAGCGGCAGGGCTACCAGGACCTCAGGCACAACTACTTCCGGGTGGATAGCCAGGATGAGACGCAACAGGACACATACCGCCAGATCCACATCGATGTGCCACGAATGAACCCCCAGATTCCGCTCTTCCAGCAGCAGCTTGTCCAGGAGATGTTCGAGCGCATTCTCTTTATCTGGGCCATTCGCCATCCTGCCTCCGGCTACGTGCAGGGCATCAACGACCTGGTCACGCCCTTCTTTATCGTCTTTCTACAGGAGGCCTTGACGCCGAATACGGATCTCGAAAAGTACGACATGTCCACGCTGCCCGAGGAGACTCGAAACATTATCGAGGCGGACTCGTTTTGGTGCTTATCTAAGTTTCTCGACTGCATTCAGGATAACTACATCTTTGCCCAGCTGGGCATACAGGAGAAGGTTAACCAACTCAAGGATCTGATACAGCGCATTGACG TGAACTTACATCGTCATCTACAGGCACATGGTGTCGACTACTTGCAATTCTCATTTCGCTGGATGAACAATCTGCTGACACGCGAGCTGCCGCTGCACTGCACCATCCGATTGTGGGACACATATCTCGCAGAGTCCGACGGCTTCGCCCTGTTCCACTTGTACGTGTGCGCGGCATTTCTTCTGCACTGGAAGGAGCAGCTGATGCAACAAAACGATTTCCAG GGTCTCATGTTGCTGCTACAAAATCTGCCAACACACAACTGGTCCGATCGACAAATCAACGTTCTGCTGGCCGAGGCATTCCGCCTGAAGTTCACGTATGCGGATGCGCCCAAGCATTTGGAGACGAAGAGTTGA
- the LOC117144164 gene encoding uncharacterized protein LOC117144164, translating to MQKQEEVLSRLRTIFDIFLRENFSTTNNVYFEKLLTHLQAKENAFVLQTPFVVEWVDRCITAVTEDFNKIHPKVISFMLNLTSFLANNEWMIVRLRELDIVNRAVKLLQREHNLSPSIKLGGIRLMKAITVYSMVLAFLRMHRIWTLLIQYSNNDHTLYVVREARQVLYNMLYKSCDKLHDKAVTLEILSEIMQPIHDNLYKNTDGVERIHIKVDDNELLHKISATLDLLSYILQQTLVLEERTTLITLLKEYHDFEITIWKLIDMTHNPYFIEKIFTTLSSYNFALLLHEKLLNPDGTEPPEEFTEFGLAFFNLMKFFITRKDGLSFVKLAELNHVLWKKLGARAPKEIVIQQERVTFENQLICFHMLPLLFSMKYARKIADEESKVELFDAYVVKLLEISCEQTLRLCYTMRDNFFSADGMALGLVTAGLANKCIHSLLALENVLDREQAVTVCQALLYVLREAVAMSVITNNGQEDCHSVSSAGSSYLELYPQGTEQVVNDPQVLHSVMVGLRTLIERFKITWKESVETIGLVNCLAFVLENTSMDARCTVQALKLVQLAVEHFLSPNMALLVDNLQGSALVCLGPIIVKRMHDTMWEVRDTTLELTTSIASISRIKFPAFQRFLIDSKIPPIVYEMAKNDSEGYVRASAFKCLSQMVSINLLWENGLSQLDLVDHLLFVMYRENNDIVRAEAVITLMKIYEHRKIHEKYKNTLFSTLNYCVIGDHHTEVKMNALNFWRREFYRQFSNQGMIDGSFPTVTFSKEQKKIVTLTEKEIQTSIAKVFGGVQQYGYFGILLKCLREETSMELLEFLIKVVKIMTEKFERYKGIMEEIEMRSPLSDRERPTFDFPSQPQPIPIPQQPPVNPAEADEVIESILNSQDAQLLEKAFETQMQINAEGKTAEKRHIDEFYYKQFAVPLRQFFEELKTIDLDQLVKQHQEWFECKENFTSLLDDILGALKRDDENMISDCY from the exons ATGCAGAAGCAAGAGGAGGTGCTGTCGCGCCTGCGAACGATATTTGACATATTTTTGCGCGAGAACTTTTCCACTACCAACAATGTTTACTTTGAGAAGCTCCTCACACACTTGCAGGCCAAGG AGAACGCCTTTGTGCTGCAGACCCCATTCGTGGTGGAGTGGGTGGACAGATGCATCACGGCGGTGACCGAGGACTTCAACAAGATCCACCCTAAggtgatatccttcatgctgaaTCTGACCAGTTTTCTGGCGAACAATGAGTGGATGATCGTGCGCCTAAGGGAGCTGGATATAGTAAACAG AGCAGTGAAACTCCTACAGAGGGAACACAACTTAAGCCCATCGATTAAGTTAGGTGGCATACGTCTGATGAAAGCCATCACCGTGTATAGCATGGTGCTGGCGTTTCTGCGTATGCACCGCATCTGGACGCTGCTCATCCAGTATTCCAACAACGATCACACGCTGTACGTGGTGCGGGAGGCCCGCCAGGTGCTCTACAACATGCTGTACAAGTCCTGCGACAAGCTGCACGACAAGGCTGTTACCCTGGAGATTCTGTCGGAGATTATGCAGCCGATTCACGACAATCTGTATAAGAACACCGACGGCGTGGAGCGCATCCACATCAAGGTGGACGACAACGAGCTGTTGCACAAGATCTCGGCGACACTGGATCTGCTGTCGTACATACTACAGCAGACGCTGGTGCTCGAGGAGCGCACCACTCTGATCACTCTGCTCAAGGAGTATCACGACTTCGAGATTACCATTTGGAAGCTAATCGATATGACCCACAATCCGTACTTTATCGAGAAGATCTTCACCACGCTGAGCAGCTATAACTTTGCCCTGCTGTTGCACGAAAAGTTGCTGAATCCGGACGGCACCGAGCCGCCGGAGGAGTTCACCGAGTTCGGGTTGGCATTCTTTAATCTCATGAAATTCTTTATTACCCGCAAGGACGGCTTGAGCTTTGTGAAGTTGGCGGAGCTCAATCATGTACTGTGGAAAAAACTAGGAGCTCGTGCGCCCAAGGAAATTGTCATCCAACAAGAGCGCGTTACGTTTGAAAACCAGCTAATCTGCTTTCACATGCTGCCGTTGCTCTTCTCCATGAAGTACGCACGAAAGATCGCCGACGAGGAGAGCAAGGTAGAGCTCTTCGACGCCTATGTTGTCAAGTTGCTGGAGATCTCCTGCGAACAGACCTTGCGGCTCTGTTACACAAtgcgggacaatttcttttCTGCAGACGGCATGGCTCTTGGCTTGGTGACGGCCGGCCTGGCAAACAAGTGCATACACAGCCTGTTGGCCCTGGAAAACGTTCTCGATCGGGAGCAGGCGGTTACTGTGTGTCAGGCTTTGCTATATGTGCTTCGCGAGGCAGTGGCCATGAGTGTTATAACAAATAATGGACAGGAAGACTGTCACAGCGTGAGCAGCGCGGGCAGCTCCTACCTAGAATTGTATCCCCAGGGCACCGAACAGGTCGTCAACGATCCACAAGTTTTGCATTCCGTCATGGTGGGCTTGCGCACCTTGATCGAACGCTTCAAGATCACGTGGAAGGAGTCGGTGGAGACCATTGGCCTGGTCAATTGTCTGGCATTTGTCCTGGAGAACACAAGCATGGATGCCAGG TGCACTGTCCAAGCGCTCAAGCTCGTCCAGCTGGCTGTGGAGCATTTCCTTTCACCGAACATGGCTCTTTTGGTGGATAACTTGCAGGGCTCAGCGCTGGTTTGTCTGGGTCCCATTATCGTCAAGCGAATGCACGACACAATGTGGGAGGTGCGTGACACAACGCTGGAGCTCACCACCTCTATAGCCAGTATCTCCCGCATCA AGTTTCCCGCCTTTCAACGGTTTCTAATCGACTCAAAGATACCCCCGATAGTTTACGAAATGGCCAAGAATGACTCGGAAGGTTATGTGAGAGCGTCTGCCTTCAAGTGTCTTTCCCAAATGGTCTCCATAAACCTTTTGTGGGAGAATGGTCTAAGCCAGCTCGATCTTGTG GACCATCTTCTTTTTGTAATGTATCGGGAGAACAACGATATCGTTAGAGCCGAGGCCGTGATTACGCTGATGAAGATCTACGAGCACCGCAAGATCCACGAGAAGTACAAGAACACGCTCTTCTCAACCCTCAACTATTGTGTTATCGGGGATCATCACACGGAGGTGAAGATGAATGCTTTGAATTTTTGGCGCCGCGAGTTCTACCGCCAGTTCAGCAATCAGGGCATGATAGATGGCTCTTTTCCCACAGTGACCTTCTCTAAGGAACAGAAGAAGATTGTCACGCTGACGGAGAAAGAGATCCAGACCAGCATTGCTAAAGTATTTGGTGGCGTACAACAGTACGGATATTTTGGCATCCTGCTCAAGTGCCTGCGCGAGGAGACTTCAATGGAGCTTCTGGAATTCCTCATTAAGGTCGTCAAGATCATGACGGAGAAATTCGAGCGCTACAAGGGCATAATGGAAGAGATTGAAATGCGATCGCCGCTCTCGGACAGAGAGCGGCCAACATTCGACTTTCCGTCCCAGCCGCAGCCAATTCCGATTCCACAGCAGCCACCGGTCAATCCAGCCGAGGCGGACGAAGTCATCGAGTCCATATTGAACTCGCAGGATGCACAGCTCCTGGAGAAGGCGTTTGAGACCCAGATGCAGATAAACGCGGAAGGGAAAACAGCAGAGAAGCGGCACATCGATGAGTTCTACTATAAGCAGTTCGCAGTGCCATTGCGGCAGTTCTTTGAGGAGCTCAAGACCATTGACCTGGACCAGTTGGTCAAGCAGCACCAGGAGTGGTTCGAGTGCAAAGAGAACTTTACCTCCCTGCTGGATGACATCCTAGGTGCGCTGAAGCGCGACGATGAGAACATGATTTCGGACTGTTACTAA